From the Leptotrichia sp. oral taxon 221 genome, one window contains:
- the ileS gene encoding isoleucine--tRNA ligase: MSENQNVEKVDYAKTLNLPKTSFKMKANLAQKEPLTLRDWTKSSIYEKSLKEGHPFFILHDGPPYANGDIHIGHAMNKVLKDIILKYKRLRGYNAPYIPGWDTHGLPIEWKIMEELGEKAKAMTPLQIRQECKKYALKWVEKQKKEFVRLGVLGDWDNPYITLKPEFEAEQLKVFKEIYENGYIYKGLKPVYWSPTTETALAEAEIEYKDVTSHSIYVKFEGEKDLTDKLGVDEASILIWTTTPWTLPANLGVFLHPEFDYGLYKTEKGNLVVAKDLAEDVFKTLDLSYELLKEFKGTELEYTHYQHPFLDRKGLVMNADYVTIDAGTGAVHTAPGHGADDYNYSLKYNIGILSPVDDKGHMTKEAGKYEGMFYAKASKAIVEDLTESGHMLYHTTFVHSYPHDWRSKKPVIFRATEQWFISVDESDIRQNALDALKKVEFVPEWGKNRINAMIETRPDWTISRQRVWGVPIPLFYNKETNEVIYDSEIMDRVIELVKKEGTDIWWKYEAKEIIGEELLEKLNLKDIEIRKERSIMDVWFDSGVSHRGVLVPRNLPRPADLYLEGSDQHRGWFQSSLLTSIASTKDAPYKRVLTHGFVMDGQGRKMSKSLGNTIVPKDIIEKYGADILRLWVSSVDYREDVRISENILQQMSDAYRRIRNTARFLMGNLNDFDYATEKVDYNDMFEIDKWAMHKLEELKEKTTEYYDKYEFYNLFQEITYFCSIEMSSFYLDIVKDRLYCEGPKSLERRSAQTVLTEVLKVLVRIISPVLSFTAEEIWERIPASLKDEESVHLASWIDPNPAYKNEELAKKWEKIAHLRKEVNKKIEAQRQEGLIGHSLDARVLLNITNDDYSFLKDYTEDEVSDLFIVSQTKFVDDELEKSEIEGVSIGVTKALGKKCERCWKYSEEVGKDERYPDVDPRCAKVLAELEG; this comes from the coding sequence ATGTCAGAAAATCAAAATGTTGAGAAGGTAGATTATGCAAAAACACTGAATTTGCCAAAAACAAGTTTTAAAATGAAAGCTAATTTAGCACAAAAAGAACCATTGACTTTAAGAGATTGGACAAAATCTAGCATTTATGAAAAATCATTAAAAGAAGGTCATCCGTTCTTTATTTTACACGATGGACCACCGTATGCAAATGGAGATATTCATATTGGACATGCGATGAATAAAGTGTTAAAAGATATAATTTTGAAGTATAAAAGATTGAGAGGGTATAATGCTCCATATATTCCAGGTTGGGATACTCACGGACTTCCAATCGAATGGAAAATCATGGAAGAATTGGGAGAAAAAGCAAAAGCAATGACTCCTCTTCAAATTAGACAAGAATGTAAAAAATATGCTTTGAAATGGGTAGAAAAACAAAAGAAAGAGTTTGTAAGACTTGGAGTTTTAGGAGATTGGGATAATCCTTATATCACATTAAAACCAGAATTTGAAGCAGAACAATTAAAAGTATTTAAAGAAATTTATGAAAATGGATATATTTATAAAGGGTTAAAACCAGTATACTGGTCGCCAACTACTGAAACTGCACTTGCAGAAGCAGAAATTGAGTATAAAGATGTAACTTCTCATTCAATTTATGTAAAATTTGAAGGGGAAAAAGATTTGACTGATAAATTAGGTGTGGATGAAGCAAGTATTTTAATTTGGACAACAACACCTTGGACATTGCCAGCAAACTTGGGAGTATTCTTACATCCTGAATTTGATTACGGATTGTATAAAACTGAAAAAGGTAATCTTGTAGTTGCAAAAGACTTGGCTGAAGATGTATTTAAAACATTGGACTTGTCGTATGAATTATTAAAAGAATTTAAAGGGACAGAATTGGAATACACTCATTATCAACATCCGTTCTTAGATAGAAAAGGGTTAGTAATGAATGCTGATTATGTAACAATAGATGCAGGTACAGGAGCAGTTCATACAGCACCGGGACATGGGGCAGATGACTATAATTATTCATTGAAATATAACATTGGAATTTTGTCGCCAGTAGATGATAAAGGGCATATGACTAAAGAAGCTGGAAAATATGAAGGAATGTTCTATGCAAAAGCAAGTAAAGCGATTGTTGAAGACTTAACTGAAAGCGGACATATGTTGTATCACACAACTTTCGTTCACTCTTATCCACATGATTGGAGAAGTAAAAAACCAGTTATTTTTAGAGCGACTGAACAATGGTTCATTAGCGTAGATGAAAGCGACATCAGACAAAATGCGTTAGATGCGTTGAAAAAAGTAGAATTCGTGCCTGAATGGGGTAAAAATAGAATTAATGCGATGATTGAAACAAGACCAGATTGGACAATTTCAAGACAAAGAGTTTGGGGAGTACCAATTCCATTATTCTATAACAAAGAAACAAATGAAGTGATTTACGATTCTGAAATTATGGATAGAGTTATCGAATTAGTGAAAAAAGAAGGAACTGATATTTGGTGGAAATATGAAGCTAAAGAAATTATCGGTGAAGAATTATTGGAAAAATTAAACTTAAAAGATATAGAAATTAGAAAAGAAAGAAGTATCATGGATGTTTGGTTTGATTCAGGAGTTTCTCACAGAGGAGTTTTAGTACCAAGAAACTTGCCAAGACCAGCTGATTTGTATTTAGAAGGAAGTGACCAACATAGAGGATGGTTCCAATCTTCATTATTAACTTCAATCGCAAGTACAAAAGATGCACCATACAAAAGAGTTTTAACTCATGGATTTGTAATGGATGGACAAGGTAGAAAAATGTCTAAATCGCTTGGAAATACAATTGTTCCAAAAGATATTATTGAAAAATATGGAGCAGATATTTTAAGACTTTGGGTATCATCAGTAGATTACAGGGAAGATGTAAGAATTTCTGAAAACATTTTACAACAAATGTCAGATGCGTATAGAAGAATTAGAAATACAGCTAGATTCCTAATGGGTAACTTAAATGATTTCGATTATGCGACTGAAAAAGTTGACTATAACGATATGTTTGAAATTGATAAATGGGCAATGCATAAATTGGAAGAATTGAAAGAAAAAACAACTGAGTACTACGACAAATACGAATTTTACAACCTATTCCAAGAAATTACATACTTCTGTTCAATCGAAATGTCTTCATTCTACTTGGATATCGTAAAAGATAGACTTTACTGTGAAGGACCTAAATCGCTTGAAAGAAGAAGTGCTCAAACTGTATTAACAGAAGTGTTGAAAGTGTTAGTAAGAATAATTTCGCCAGTATTGTCATTTACAGCTGAAGAAATTTGGGAAAGAATTCCTGCGTCATTGAAAGATGAAGAAAGTGTACATTTGGCATCTTGGATTGATCCAAATCCAGCTTACAAAAATGAAGAATTAGCGAAAAAATGGGAAAAAATCGCTCATTTAAGAAAAGAAGTAAACAAAAAAATCGAAGCACAAAGACAAGAAGGATTAATCGGACATTCGCTTGATGCAAGAGTTCTTTTAAACATCACAAACGATGATTATTCATTCTTAAAAGATTACACAGAAGATGAAGTTTCTGATTTATTTATCGTGTCACAAACTAAATTTGTAGACGATGAATTAGAAAAAAGTGAAATCGAAGGAGTTTCAATCGGTGTAACAAAAGCATTAGGTAAAAAATGTGAAAGATGTTGGAAATACAGCGAAGAAGTTGGAAAAGATGAAAGATATCCAGATGTAGACCCAAGATGTGCTAAAGTTCTTGCTGAGCTGGAAGGGTAA
- a CDS encoding VWA domain-containing protein: protein MDYKEDIKRWRLILGKDTEEEFSSMDSEAIPSFTEEDWLMDKALDAIYNPTGQFMGGDSAGRGPSNPQISRWLGDVRTLFDKELVKIIQTDAMERCGLKQLLFEPEILDQVEPNINLASTIMLLKEQIPQKSKESVRNFIKKIVEEINKLLESDIRRAVRAALNKKQHSPIPSASSLDFKTTIRRGIKNYNRELKKIVPEHYYFFERASINPTSKFTVILDIDQSGSMGESVIYSSVMACILASIASLKTRVVAFDTEIVDLTEKSDDPVDLLYGFQLGGGTNINKSIKYCTKYIENPKKTIFFLISDLIEGGNRGEMLRRLQEMKDSGVIVVCLLAISGDGKPYYDSQMSGKIASLGIPCFACNPEKLPLLLERVLKNMDLSSFEKEFSKKK from the coding sequence ATGGACTATAAAGAAGATATAAAACGTTGGCGATTAATTCTTGGAAAAGATACAGAAGAAGAATTTTCGTCTATGGATTCAGAAGCTATTCCAAGTTTTACAGAGGAAGATTGGTTGATGGATAAGGCGTTGGATGCGATTTATAATCCAACAGGACAATTTATGGGTGGAGATTCTGCTGGGCGAGGTCCGTCTAATCCGCAAATTAGTAGATGGCTCGGAGATGTTAGAACTTTGTTTGATAAAGAATTGGTGAAAATTATTCAGACGGATGCGATGGAAAGATGTGGATTAAAACAATTGCTTTTTGAGCCTGAAATATTGGATCAAGTAGAGCCTAATATAAATCTTGCTTCAACAATTATGCTTTTGAAAGAGCAAATCCCACAAAAAAGTAAAGAAAGTGTTAGAAATTTCATAAAAAAAATTGTAGAGGAAATTAATAAATTGTTGGAAAGTGATATTAGAAGAGCAGTTAGAGCAGCACTTAACAAGAAACAACACTCGCCAATTCCATCTGCGTCATCTTTGGATTTTAAAACAACGATACGAAGAGGGATAAAAAATTACAACAGGGAATTAAAAAAAATTGTTCCAGAGCATTATTATTTTTTCGAGCGAGCAAGCATTAACCCCACAAGTAAATTTACAGTCATTTTGGATATTGACCAAAGTGGATCGATGGGAGAATCTGTAATTTATTCTTCAGTGATGGCGTGTATTTTAGCGAGTATCGCTTCACTGAAAACACGTGTGGTAGCTTTTGATACTGAAATTGTAGATTTGACAGAAAAATCAGATGATCCAGTTGATTTACTATACGGATTTCAGCTAGGTGGTGGAACAAATATCAATAAATCAATTAAATATTGTACAAAATATATCGAAAATCCGAAAAAAACAATATTTTTTCTAATTTCTGATTTAATTGAAGGTGGGAATCGTGGTGAAATGCTAAGAAGATTACAAGAAATGAAAGATTCGGGAGTAATAGTAGTTTGTCTTTTAGCAATATCTGGAGATGGAAAACCTTATTATGATTCACAAATGTCTGGAAAAATCGCTTCACTTGGAATTCCATGTTTTGCTTGTAATCCTGAAAAATTGCCACTTTTACTTGAGAGAGTGTTGAAAAATATGGATTTGAGTTCGTTTGAGAAAGAGTTTAGCAAGAAAAAATAG
- the lspA gene encoding signal peptidase II produces MLYVVILVVLAAIDQITKQAMYQAAHGQIGFSIPIIKNFFNLTYVENHGGIFGLFQGKINLFTIGSLILIGYIVATEIKNFKNYTKWTKIGISIVAAGALGNMIDRVFRNFVIDMIDFRGIWNFVFNVADMYVHIGIYIIVIDYLVRKCREKKSGE; encoded by the coding sequence ATGTTATACGTAGTGATTTTAGTAGTGTTAGCAGCGATTGATCAAATCACAAAACAAGCCATGTATCAAGCAGCACATGGACAAATAGGATTTTCTATCCCAATAATCAAAAATTTTTTTAATTTAACTTATGTTGAAAATCACGGAGGAATTTTTGGATTATTTCAAGGGAAAATAAATCTTTTTACGATAGGAAGTTTAATTTTGATTGGTTATATCGTTGCGACAGAAATTAAAAATTTTAAAAATTATACAAAATGGACAAAAATTGGTATTTCAATCGTTGCAGCTGGAGCATTAGGAAATATGATTGACAGAGTTTTTAGAAATTTTGTAATTGATATGATAGATTTTCGTGGAATTTGGAATTTTGTGTTCAATGTTGCAGATATGTATGTTCATATTGGGATTTATATTATTGTTATTGATTATTTAGTGAGAAAGTGTAGAGAGAAAAAGAGTGGTGAATAA
- a CDS encoding DUF5682 family protein, which yields MKKQNEGKPNIFGVRHFSPAGAHYLKNYLDEIQPKIVLIEGPSDFNDLISEITGKNIIPPIAIMAYTLEAPIQTIVYPFAEFSPEYQAILWAKENGVECRFCDLPSSIFLGIESVKKNLDENPEENLNAYIYRKINEYSEDSDDEVFWERVVEQASDYKAYRSGAKDYGKHLRELTLSNTVSDAKNIIRESYMCKVVSDVCKEGYKIDEIAMVVGAFHVEGIESGKLILTEKEIKKLPKLESKKTLMPYSYYKLSTYSNYGAGNKAPGYYEFLWNGLEKGDPLFATYMYLSKIAEYQRENGNMVSSAQIIEAVHLATSLANLHDGKIPTLKDIKDAAITCMAHGSYSELVLAMANVEVGKKIGSIPKEAIQTSIQSDFYNLLKELKLEKYRSLTATEIKLDLREKLRVQSEKLAFMDLERSFFFHKLRVLNISFAKLIGNRQENTTWAEEWMLQWKPETEIEIVETILKGDTIEFATAFELMQRIEGAKTLSEMAEIVKDAFYCGMPKALEKAFQALQNFITGDVPIDEIAKTMSTLSLMLRYGDIRKLDTKVLIPILEQLFLRVCLILPSESFCDNNAAVELAKSIIIMHTVVENHDFLDRERWYSLLLEISKRDDLNTKISGLAMAILLEAGKIDNEVLGKEVEKRLSKGVPADLGATWFEGLSMKNHYTLIARLGLWEKLQNYISNLDEEEFKRALLFLRRAFADFTSNEKHDIAENIAEIWGLNKNDVSAVINDDLGENEKEIIAGLEEFDFDDI from the coding sequence ATGAAAAAACAAAATGAAGGGAAACCGAATATATTCGGAGTTAGGCATTTTTCACCAGCTGGAGCACATTATTTGAAAAATTATTTAGATGAAATACAGCCAAAAATCGTTTTGATAGAAGGGCCTTCTGATTTTAATGACCTTATTAGCGAAATTACTGGAAAAAATATTATTCCGCCTATTGCTATAATGGCTTACACTTTAGAAGCGCCTATTCAGACAATAGTATATCCATTTGCAGAGTTTTCTCCAGAATATCAAGCTATTTTATGGGCAAAGGAAAATGGAGTAGAGTGCAGATTTTGCGATTTGCCATCTTCAATTTTTTTAGGTATAGAAAGTGTAAAGAAAAATTTAGATGAGAATCCAGAGGAAAATTTGAATGCCTACATTTATAGAAAAATTAATGAATATTCGGAAGATTCAGATGATGAAGTCTTTTGGGAAAGAGTAGTGGAACAGGCTTCTGATTATAAGGCATATCGTAGTGGAGCGAAAGATTATGGGAAACATTTGAGGGAGTTGACTTTATCAAATACGGTGTCTGATGCGAAAAATATTATTAGAGAGTCGTACATGTGTAAAGTCGTTTCTGATGTGTGTAAAGAAGGCTACAAAATAGATGAAATTGCTATGGTTGTTGGGGCTTTTCATGTTGAAGGAATAGAAAGTGGCAAATTGATTTTGACTGAAAAGGAAATCAAAAAATTACCAAAATTAGAATCTAAAAAAACGTTAATGCCTTATTCTTACTATAAACTGTCGACTTATTCAAATTATGGAGCTGGAAATAAGGCACCAGGGTATTATGAATTTTTGTGGAATGGTTTAGAAAAAGGAGACCCACTTTTTGCGACATATATGTATTTAAGTAAAATTGCAGAATATCAAAGGGAAAATGGAAATATGGTATCGTCAGCTCAAATTATAGAGGCAGTCCATCTAGCAACTTCATTGGCAAATTTGCACGATGGGAAAATACCGACGTTGAAGGATATAAAGGATGCAGCGATTACTTGTATGGCACACGGAAGCTACTCAGAACTAGTTTTAGCAATGGCGAATGTTGAAGTTGGGAAAAAAATAGGAAGTATTCCAAAGGAAGCTATTCAAACGTCAATACAGTCAGATTTTTATAATTTATTGAAGGAATTGAAACTTGAAAAATATCGTTCATTAACAGCGACAGAAATAAAATTAGATTTGAGGGAAAAATTAAGGGTTCAATCAGAAAAATTAGCATTTATGGACTTGGAGCGTTCATTCTTTTTTCATAAATTGAGAGTTTTGAATATTTCGTTTGCAAAACTTATTGGGAATCGCCAAGAAAATACAACTTGGGCAGAAGAATGGATGTTACAATGGAAACCAGAAACAGAAATTGAAATTGTGGAAACGATCTTAAAAGGAGATACAATTGAATTTGCAACAGCTTTTGAATTGATGCAAAGAATAGAAGGTGCAAAAACACTGTCAGAAATGGCAGAAATAGTGAAAGATGCCTTTTATTGCGGAATGCCAAAAGCACTAGAAAAAGCGTTTCAAGCATTACAAAATTTTATAACAGGTGACGTCCCTATCGACGAAATAGCCAAGACGATGTCGACTTTATCACTAATGCTTCGTTATGGCGATATCAGAAAATTAGATACAAAAGTTCTGATTCCTATTCTTGAGCAACTCTTTTTAAGAGTTTGCTTAATATTGCCAAGCGAGTCTTTTTGCGACAATAATGCAGCAGTAGAACTAGCTAAAAGTATAATAATAATGCATACTGTAGTTGAAAATCATGATTTTTTAGATAGAGAAAGATGGTATTCACTTCTTTTAGAAATTTCAAAAAGAGACGATTTAAATACAAAAATTTCAGGACTTGCAATGGCTATATTACTAGAAGCTGGAAAAATTGATAATGAAGTACTTGGAAAAGAAGTCGAAAAAAGATTATCAAAAGGAGTTCCCGCAGATTTAGGGGCAACTTGGTTTGAAGGTCTATCGATGAAAAATCATTACACCTTAATTGCAAGACTTGGACTTTGGGAAAAACTCCAAAACTATATTTCAAACTTAGACGAGGAAGAATTTAAAAGAGCATTATTATTTTTAAGAAGAGCTTTTGCTGACTTTACTTCAAATGAAAAGCATGATATTGCCGAAAATATCGCAGAAATATGGGGCTTGAATAAAAATGATGTAAGTGCTGTAATAAATGATGATCTGGGAGAAAATGAGAAAGAAATAATTGCAGGATTAGAAGAATTTGATTTTGATGATATTTGA
- a CDS encoding Tex family protein → MEILSSVADELQFKLTQIENTVKLFDEGATVPFIARYRKEVTGNLDEEQIRDVIEKVTYYRNLEKRKEEVLRLIEEQGKLTDELKKSIESAKKLQEVEDLYLPYKKKKKTKADVAKEQGLEPLSTFALLPKTTMEALQEEAKKYLNEEVDTVEKAIEGVHLIIAQDISENVKIREFLREKISKFGILTSKVVEKNKENDENGVYQDYYEYSEPISKSASNRILAINRGEKEKILKVDIEIDDKTENFVVNFILKTLFGNKNLVEFYKEIIKDSLDRLAYPSIKNEVRNIYTEKAEEEAINIFSENLEKLLLQPPLSKKTLMGLDPGYRTGCKMVVINKDGFYEVNDVLFLVEGVHNPKQLEMAKKKILDYIKKYDVDIIAIGNGTASRETESFVANVIKEASKPVSYLIVSEAGASVYSASKIAIEEFPDLDVTARGAISIARRIQDPMAELVKIDPKSIGVGMYQHDVNQKKLNETLEQTIEHVVNNVGVNINTASWALLSFVSGIKKNVAKNLVDYRHENGDFKDRKELKKVKGLGTKAFEQMAGFVVVPNSKNPLDNTIIHPESYHIAETILKEANCKVDDLKSNLDEVRQKLKTVDLDKIIKENDFGPQTAKDVYEALLKDRRDPRDEFEKPLLRSDILNMDDLQEGMVLEGTVRNVAKFGAFVDIGLKSDALIHVSEISDKFVADPTKELSVGQIIKVKILSLDKVRGRVGLTRKGL, encoded by the coding sequence GTGGAGATTTTAAGTAGTGTGGCAGATGAGCTACAATTTAAGCTGACGCAAATCGAGAATACTGTGAAACTTTTTGATGAAGGCGCAACAGTACCATTTATTGCACGTTATAGAAAAGAAGTTACAGGTAATTTGGATGAGGAACAGATTAGAGATGTAATAGAAAAAGTAACTTATTACAGAAATTTGGAAAAGAGAAAAGAAGAAGTTTTGAGGTTGATTGAAGAGCAAGGAAAATTGACTGATGAGCTGAAAAAGAGTATCGAAAGTGCAAAGAAATTACAGGAAGTAGAAGATTTGTACCTTCCATATAAGAAAAAGAAAAAAACGAAAGCGGATGTAGCGAAGGAGCAAGGATTGGAGCCTTTATCGACATTTGCGTTATTGCCAAAAACAACAATGGAAGCACTTCAGGAAGAGGCTAAAAAGTATTTGAATGAAGAAGTTGACACGGTTGAAAAGGCAATTGAAGGTGTGCATTTAATAATTGCACAAGACATTTCAGAAAATGTGAAAATTAGAGAATTTTTGAGAGAAAAAATTTCAAAATTTGGAATTTTGACTTCAAAAGTTGTTGAGAAAAACAAAGAAAATGATGAAAATGGAGTTTATCAAGACTATTACGAATATTCAGAACCCATTTCAAAATCAGCATCGAACAGGATTTTAGCGATTAACAGAGGAGAAAAAGAGAAAATCTTGAAAGTAGATATTGAAATTGATGATAAAACTGAGAATTTTGTAGTTAATTTCATTTTGAAAACTTTGTTTGGGAACAAAAATTTGGTGGAATTCTATAAAGAGATTATTAAAGATTCGCTAGATAGATTAGCTTATCCATCGATTAAGAATGAAGTGAGAAACATATACACGGAAAAAGCAGAAGAAGAAGCAATTAATATTTTTTCTGAAAATCTTGAAAAATTGTTATTACAGCCGCCATTAAGTAAAAAAACTTTGATGGGATTAGATCCAGGGTATAGAACAGGTTGTAAAATGGTTGTTATCAATAAAGATGGATTTTATGAAGTGAATGATGTACTTTTCTTGGTTGAAGGAGTGCATAATCCAAAGCAGCTTGAAATGGCAAAGAAAAAAATATTGGATTACATAAAAAAATACGATGTTGATATTATTGCAATTGGGAATGGGACAGCTTCTCGTGAAACTGAAAGTTTTGTGGCAAATGTCATAAAAGAGGCGTCAAAACCTGTGTCATACTTGATTGTAAGTGAAGCAGGAGCTTCAGTTTATTCAGCTTCAAAAATTGCAATTGAGGAGTTTCCTGATTTGGATGTAACGGCGAGAGGAGCGATTTCGATTGCTAGAAGAATTCAAGATCCGATGGCTGAGCTTGTAAAAATTGATCCAAAATCAATTGGAGTTGGAATGTATCAGCATGATGTAAATCAAAAAAAATTGAATGAAACATTGGAACAAACGATTGAGCATGTTGTAAATAATGTTGGAGTCAATATTAATACAGCTTCTTGGGCATTACTTAGTTTTGTTTCAGGAATTAAGAAAAATGTAGCAAAAAATCTTGTAGACTATAGACATGAAAATGGAGATTTTAAGGATAGAAAAGAATTGAAAAAGGTAAAAGGGCTTGGAACGAAGGCGTTTGAACAAATGGCAGGATTCGTTGTAGTGCCTAATAGTAAAAATCCTTTGGATAATACGATAATCCATCCAGAATCGTATCATATCGCTGAAACTATTTTGAAGGAAGCAAATTGTAAGGTTGACGATTTAAAATCTAATTTGGATGAAGTTAGACAGAAATTGAAAACAGTGGATTTGGACAAAATTATAAAAGAAAATGATTTTGGACCACAAACTGCAAAAGATGTTTACGAAGCGTTGCTAAAAGATAGAAGAGACCCAAGAGATGAGTTTGAAAAACCATTATTGAGATCGGATATTTTAAATATGGACGATTTGCAAGAAGGAATGGTTTTAGAAGGAACAGTTAGAAATGTTGCTAAATTTGGGGCTTTTGTGGATATAGGGCTAAAAAGTGATGCCTTAATTCATGTCTCTGAAATATCAGATAAGTTTGTAGCTGATCCTACAAAAGAGTTATCAGTTGGGCAAATTATAAAAGTTAAAATTCTTTCGTTAGATAAGGTTAGAGGAAGAGTTGGGCTTACAAGAAAAGGGTTATAA
- a CDS encoding L-lactate permease: MEFLVGLVPIVVFLILLTFLKKSAMFSAYASLVVAIILNFVMPGWRMPVQGVIASIIEGFATAWMPIGFVVFAALFAYDLSVKTGKIETIKSMLGSISTDKRAQALVLAWGFGGFIEGIAGYGTAVAIPAAIMVSLGFNPLNAALICLIANSTPTAFGTVGLPVTTMISNFHLNAGETAFYTSLLLLLLTCIIPFILVIMANKEIDGGKNAAFGRGILPVVIASIIGYLTQPFIAKAMGAELPTILSSLFAMILMIVATKIFIKEDESAKSNKGQAITGKDAFMAWVPYILMIILIIGTSPVVEAVHKALEPTTTQFNFALGHEATWFKDKGNPSVIFKWILAPAAPLFVATVIAGFIQGVKPKVMAETLKETILSKLPSVVVIMGIVALSVVMKHSGMIESIAKGFAATGKLFPVISPFLGTIGTFVTGSDLASNLLFGGVQVNIAGSHDALKALYIAAGTGGATGGKMISPQNIAIAASTVGLMGKEGDMLKFTVKYSIAYAAILGILTFIGAGMLG, encoded by the coding sequence ATGGAATTTTTAGTTGGATTAGTGCCAATAGTTGTATTTTTGATATTGTTGACATTCTTAAAGAAATCAGCAATGTTTAGTGCGTATGCCAGTTTAGTAGTGGCAATTATTTTAAATTTTGTTATGCCGGGATGGAGAATGCCAGTTCAAGGAGTTATTGCTTCAATTATTGAAGGATTTGCGACAGCATGGATGCCTATTGGTTTCGTAGTATTTGCTGCATTATTTGCTTATGATTTATCAGTAAAAACTGGTAAAATCGAAACAATCAAATCAATGTTAGGAAGTATCTCGACAGATAAAAGAGCTCAAGCGTTAGTATTAGCTTGGGGATTTGGTGGATTTATAGAAGGTATTGCAGGATATGGAACAGCAGTTGCTATTCCAGCAGCAATCATGGTTTCATTAGGATTTAATCCTTTGAATGCCGCTTTAATTTGTTTAATTGCAAATTCAACACCAACAGCGTTTGGGACAGTTGGATTACCTGTAACAACAATGATTTCAAACTTTCATTTGAATGCAGGAGAAACAGCATTTTACACATCATTATTATTATTATTATTAACATGTATTATACCATTTATCTTAGTAATAATGGCTAATAAAGAAATTGATGGTGGAAAAAACGCAGCATTTGGAAGAGGAATTTTACCAGTAGTTATTGCTTCAATCATTGGTTACTTAACACAACCATTTATTGCAAAAGCAATGGGTGCAGAATTACCAACAATTTTATCAAGTTTATTTGCAATGATCTTAATGATAGTTGCTACTAAAATCTTTATTAAAGAAGATGAAAGTGCAAAATCTAATAAAGGTCAAGCTATTACTGGAAAAGATGCATTTATGGCTTGGGTTCCATATATTTTAATGATAATCTTAATTATTGGAACAAGTCCAGTTGTAGAAGCTGTTCATAAAGCTTTAGAACCAACAACTACTCAATTCAATTTTGCTTTAGGACATGAAGCAACTTGGTTTAAAGATAAAGGAAATCCAAGTGTAATATTCAAATGGATTTTAGCACCAGCTGCACCATTATTTGTTGCAACAGTAATTGCAGGATTTATTCAAGGAGTAAAACCAAAAGTTATGGCTGAAACTTTAAAAGAAACAATTTTAAGTAAATTGCCTTCAGTTGTAGTAATTATGGGAATTGTAGCATTGTCAGTAGTAATGAAACATAGTGGAATGATTGAAAGTATAGCAAAAGGATTTGCTGCAACAGGAAAATTATTCCCAGTTATTTCGCCATTCTTAGGAACTATTGGTACATTCGTAACAGGAAGTGACTTGGCATCTAACTTATTATTTGGTGGAGTTCAAGTAAATATAGCAGGATCGCATGATGCATTGAAAGCATTATATATTGCCGCTGGTACAGGTGGAGCAACAGGAGGAAAAATGATTTCTCCACAAAATATCGCAATTGCCGCTTCAACAGTTGGATTAATGGGTAAAGAAGGAGATATGCTTAAATTTACTGTTAAATATTCGATAGCTTATGCAGCTATTTTAGGTATTTTAACATTCATCGGAGCAGGAATGCTTGGATAA